The DNA region CACTGATAGCTAGGTCGATTTGAAAttctttttgttaaaaaaaaaaataaaataaaataatcaagtgtTATGCACATGAAACTACAAAGATAGAActatatcatttaaattttaatcagtgttttttattcgtattttttctaattattctttcgtgtcattttatttatttatttttttttaattctgttAACGTAGAGATTAAACGTGCTATAGCTTGATAATACAtgaattgatatataaaaaaaataaaaacacatagtCAAGAGTTTTTACCCCCAAGGATTGAACAAGTGGATAaaacacttgaatttttttttttttttttttttaatatttaacccTTAAACTTgctgtaaattaaatacaagtgtctcaaaatctttaaaaaatatcaaaaaattatgacaTACTTCAGGTTTTTAATTCAagtactttttatatatataagcatGGAAAATTTTACCAGACGTGTGCATTGagctgtttaatttttattttttttataaattaattaaaaaaaaattatataaatgatttatgaataataaatcatataattaaattaataacatgttaaagaaaaatttaatatttaatatctatATAGTGTGCTGTGTGATTTaaagatttatattatttcaaagaaaaatatgatgacGTTATGATTTGtatgtgtataaaaaatttcaatcatcACAAACCATTCAAAGAGTAATCTAAACAAATTATACGATCTGTGGAAAGAGATTttgatacatttaaaatatcataagtGTCACCATTGCAAGTCTTGCTTGacacataaaatttaacacttgaaataaaaaaaataaaataaagaaaattaaaaattttatttgcaaatcctttattgtattaatgataatatattcgGCTTGATTTGTGTTACTTGAGTATCAAAGATAACAAAAAGACAAATGATATTTTGAGATTTAAATCCTGACAATGccgctgataaaaaaaaattaagaattaaTCATCACCGACAATGATATACATTACAATATATACGAATATTagaatatcaaatttattttaattgatgcataatatatcaatacttggtagtcaattaaaaaatcaattcaaagtatgtatttaatgaattattatatactactttgaaaaaaaaaaaaaaaaaaaatgtaatgtttattgtttatttgtttattttaaaaataaaatagtcaaCAGTGTTGCCCCCCCCcctaaatttatttgtttctataatatttctaatgaaattaaggggttaaaaaaaaaaaaaagctccaaCTACGTAAAATCTGCTGAAATTGgacttgttaattaaaaaaaaaaatagtcatcaACATATTGCCTTTCCTTATTTTATcttctatatattttacaaattaaattaacaattgcttttaatttctatataattttctagGTAAACTTgggggttgaaaaaaaaagctctaactACATAAAACCgctaaaattgaattgaagctttaattttaaatattaataaaaccgcaaataaataaattgataattattagtttaaatCAAcctaataattcaataattataattaaaaaaaaaaaaaaagaaaattataattatcaataattaatttatcaactcaatattaaaataaattatagtaaatataaaaaaaaaaaaattattaaaaaatataaaaaataatgacgtaGAACgagaaaatgtttttattggtTGATACCAAGTTCGGTTAGTGAGCCATAATTTCAAATAAGCAAGCTGATACtttgttgatgaataattaaacCGCCCAGAGGCGGGCATACTACTTCTTGCCACTCCCTTACAAACATTGAATCTCGCGTTTTATCTTGAATCAACTTGGCAGTCAAGCGTAACACTCAAACGCAAcagtttagttttttaaatattttatcaatcaacaataataaaaaaataaatattataattaattataaacaatttaaattgtgtttaaaaaaaaaaaaaaaaaaaactacctactcaattaaataaacaaataaacaaacaataaaaacattgattgtgaaaaaaatatattaaattgtgcatataaaatgtaattaagtgaattaatttaaaaaaaaaaattaaaataaattaaattaaaaatgaaaaacgaaGTAGAATCATCATCTTTACATGttcatgatcatcatcatcatcataatgatacatcaacaaatattattaatagaaatataaataaatttgatcatCAATCAAGTATTATATCAAGTTTATCACATCaaagtgaaaatatattagttacaaataatttattagaaacaacaacaacaacaacaacatcatcatcatcatcaacatcaacacgTAAATCAGGTACACGACGTCAAGAAAAACCACCATATTCATATATTGCATTAATTGTAATGGCAATACAATCAAGTCCAGATCGTAGATTAACATTATcagaaatatatacatttttacaacaaagatttccattttttcgtgGTACATATCAAGGATGGAAAAATTCAGTAAGACATAATCTAAGTTTAAATGagtgttttattaaattaccaaAAGGTTTAGGTAGACCTGGTAAAGGACATTATTGGACAATTGATCCAGCAAGTGAATATATGTTTGAAGAAGGAAGTTTTCGTCGAAGACCAAGAGGTTTTAGAAGAAAATGTCAAGCATTAAAACCACAATATTCACAATATTTTGGTAGTGTACCAAGTGTTGGTTTAACAAGTGCAATACAAACATCTGgatatgataatttaacaaatggaTGTGTTGATTATACAAATAGTTATcaaaatcaatatcaaaattatcaagattatCAAATGTATGGaagtggaggtggtggtggtggtggtaatgtAAGTGGTATTAATGATTGGAGTTATCTTGAACCGCCATATAAagctccaccaccaccaccaccatcaattGCTGAAGTTACATATAAAACAACTGAAGTTACATATAAAACTGGTGAACCATCATTATATAGAAATACTGatattgcatttaaaaatgaacCATTTACAAGAAATAcaaatgaacaaataacatATCGttcaaataatgatatatttggTATTAAACAAGATCATTTACATCAagttaatcaacaaaataatgaattatcatcatcatcatcatataaaacagaaaatgaacatcaagataataatgttaattgtaattttaaaaatatacaaaatacaaatttaacaaatcaacATATTCCAACACAAGATTATTATGTTGGTTATGGTTTGGCGggaaattcaacaaatattaatcTTTCAACAATGAGAAATATACAAACACATACAGGAGGTGGTACTAGTCCAGCTGGTAATTCAAgcacaaataatattgaatgtcCAACTTCTGTTGCTGATCATGGTaagaaatgtaaaattattattttttaaaattacaaattgaaaaaaaaaatttaacgagacgttaaaattataaaatttatatttttttcttatcaactGTTTTgacaagtattatttttttttttttattttaaaaaatatatacttttgtaATTGGAGATTAAATTAAACCATTTTatgaaatacatatatattttttttttaacgaaaataaaatcaagtaaaagacagatgaatataaaaatgatttagaaaaaaataaaaaaaaataataatataaaaatattagagtGTGAATATAAACCCCTATACCACCCAATTCGtttataggttttttttttttattttttattttgtcgttcatgtgtatttgtattttatatagtgTCTTAAATTTAACGACTCTATCTCATATTTTTCAAACGAAGGATCGCAAGGACCATCAGGGCCATCTGGAAAATTAAAACTCTGGATTTTGTAAGAATGTAAAATGCACTTGCATCTTAGTCAGActgaacaaataaataaatttagttatattatttcgtgactttaaaaaaattttttaaaccctATATGAAAATCAACacgacaatataaaattttattcttaatgaatttttatttttttaatggttattattttttttaaatgacatggAAATGTCTTTCCGTCGGCAAATGACAGTAACTATTAGCTTTCATGacagtcatcatcatcatcatcatattttttttttttgactaacTCAACACGTGTCTAACAATTTCAAATCAACCGGATAACAAGTCGTTGAACTTGtgactttttcaataaacaattacactatataaacataaattaaaaaaaaaaaaaaaaactattcttaatttattcgaaaaataattaatgcaattaaacaaaaaaaataaataactagttgtttttgtaaatacaattatcatttaaaaaaaaaattaaaaaaattaaaatcaagctgatttatttattttttaaaaaataaatattattagtaattTTGAATAGAACCTTTTGtaaatagttaataatttaaaaagcaataaaaccattttaatagaatttaaaaaaaaaaaaaaaaattatattctttgtGTTGTATAATAGCATTGTGTTAAATTTACATCATATTgaatactcaaaaaaaaaaaaggaaaaaaagtcagcaataaattattaaattcatgtgGTTTTGTGAAATACTCAAGAACCACCATAGACTTGAAATTTTAGATATTCTAAACCACATAaaatacatagaaaaaaaaataaaaataaaaataaaacgagagagagagagagacacGAGTCAAGTATCCTGCACTTGAGAAACTATTTTTCTCAAACATGAGAACAAACTGAATTTCAAAGCTCTTTTATTTGAATTCATCGTACTTGTCTTGcaaacttgatattttattttattttatttttaaattattttaaatttgatttgtattttttatgtattaacTCGTGTGTGGTCTTTCACAAACGCACttacacaaaattaaaaagaaaaattttcagtaaaaaaagctctacaatattttatttttaatcacttAACAAtctactttaaaaaaaaaaaaaaaaccaatttatCTTTGATTTTAGCACTGAGAATTCAATGTGCAACAAGTTCATCATCAAATAGTTCTGGTGGTGGTCTTATCGAAAGAAATCCTTCATACTTTAGTCACTCATTAAATTTGAGTAATATAGGAGCACTAAGTATTGGATCAAATATTCATTCAACAAGCTCACCTGCAAGTGGATTATACTACGATCAACACAAGTACTcatcaatgtaaaaaaaataaataccaatgattaaaaaaaaaaaaattaaattaaacctCAATCTGAGATGAAGAgactttagaaaaaaaaaacaaaaaattgccaaataaaaaatttgttaattaaaaaattaatataaaaatttaaaaaattgttattgcgtctatataattatttatagcaACAGATGACaacattgtttaaaaaaaataataataataataataaatgcaaagtatttaatttaagaTTAATATATaagttatataatttaaaaaaaaaataataataataattacaaaatttagtttaaataaaaatcaaaaaaaaaaaaaggaaaaaaaaagtattgtttggtatataaaaaaagaaattgtattttgatttaacaACTTttaggaaaagaaaaaaaaaaaaattttggataaAAACATGTTGCAACCAGACACAGAGATTgagtatttatattaaaaaattgctcAACCCTTAGGTCGTTTTaatataaaagacaaaaaaaatataaaaataatgtttgtcGGTGTATATATTAGATTGAAGATATCACGAGGTagtttaaaatgattttaaaaattaaattttcttctatATTCATCACGtgtttaaatatcaatttataaatacaatttttttttttttttcgatatatcttgttgcatttttaaaaatattcaactttttatatctgttaaaaatatataaattttattctattataaaaaatttaaaatagacacagtctacaaaaaaaaaaaatattaaatttaaaataatcaacatttatccaaaaaatatattaaatgaaaattatgaattttttgtttgttaatgttgattttctattgaataaaaagaaataaaaaattttaaatttacatattggaaaatttgttgaaaaaaatattaaaaattaaatttaatatttttttatttcaactgtgtacataatacttttttttaataataatttttttttaaataatttatcaaggtATTGTCTGTCGACTGTTGAATTTTGCCATCTTTAAAGATCATCTGTTTACACGATAAATTAAACGCTATACGACTGAATGCATGTGGTGTTTCTTACATGAAGCAGTCGTTTTCTCGGGACCGTTTAAATtcacattatatatatatactttttttttttttttatccattatttttattcaacgtaAATCAGACTATTTCcaagaatttataaaagtatttttgatTCAATGATGATGTGATTATGAATAgaatacatttattataattattatattcataaaaaataaaaaaaatagtattgatgataaaataagatggaaattatttcgaaatagGTAAGTTAAAAATTTCTGAGTTTTGTAGAGCACGTGCAAGAATATTTAAGAAAAGCCACTCAACGTTGTCGATGACAgcacgataataataattaatttctcaatGTTACTcatcgaaaaaattaaaaaaaaaaaaaaaaaagtgcaatAGTAAAACatgtagttttaaaaattgagaggaaaaaaaaaatagttaatgcTAGaaggaataaatttttgttaaaataataaactacaaTTTTTAGCCTTATGAtgatgttttgaaaaaaaaatataacaagtaaaataagctacccttttttttttttttaactcgagaaaaatatatcattttttatgaattttttatttatttaatatttattaaattatcaatgaaatagtagtagaattttttttttttttttcaaaacaaaaaatattgtttttttaaaaagtgtttattattttagcaaagatttattttattaattcaatgaaATTGAGACAATTTACGGGAGAATGTCTATCatcttgattataaattttatttgggattaatataaaagttagctAGCTTTATAACCAACTTGCTCGCACttggtaatatttaaaatccctttaaaaaataaaattaaacgaaacactccgaaaaaaaagaaaaatacctTGCCTAATACAAGttagatgaaaaaaagtaATGGATTATTTCCTTGCGCTCAAAGCAGCAggcatattaaatttaatttaaaaaaaaagtattttaaaaaataaatttacaactttgtaaatttttgtggTAAAGTGCGTTCAACAAGAAATTACTTAAATCtaaatattgcaaatatataataaacctgaaaaggaataaaataaacatcctAATTTctcttagaaaaattaatttggtgTCCTATATATGGAAATACCTGAAACACATCCTATTCACCCCCGTCTACTCTGTTTGAGATAGACAGGTTGATGTGCACACCTTGATCAAACAACTAAAACCATTTACTCTTGTGcatgaaatattataatttaaataaacaaaaaaaaaaaaaaacagtgatCAAGGTGAGCTAACaagtcacaaaaatatatcaaatataaatattgggGGATTATCAAGtagctttaaaaaattataacataaaTTCTTTAAAGTTACAAGCTTGTTGACGCACTTTTACCCTGAGGGTTTGGTTAAAAAAAGTGACCAGAGGGCCTCTTACCTTATTTAGAAGTTCTAGGAGCAAAGCAAGAAGACCAGCCAATGTATATAGTTGAATTTTCTGGTCTGGAGTCTCCTTGCACCAACACGTATTTGAATGATCTATGAAGCAGGATTTAGATAAATGTATATCCCTACGTGTATGATGTGAatgattattttcttatgaTTGCAATTAGTAAACAGGCCAAATTCCActatgaaataaaatcataaaagttattaaaatgtatacattataaatttaaaaatcaatcattAATAGAGTactaatttatgttttgtcaAAGTTGTCATGAGTGTCTTTTTGTGTGTTAagttatttaaacaatatattatattattaaataataatttaggaTATGTAATTATGATTTATAATGTACGCAAAAATTGTTGTACGAATAAAACTGATGTGTTTAAAACGCCGACTATCTAATCAATTGttggataaaattattacaaagcATTACGAGCATGGTACTGCATTCAGACATTctttcatcaaatattttgtacGAGAGGCAGTTGGTTCCACAAGCATATCAAAGCTAACTATACAGCTTAAAGGCCGGTTTTGTAGTCTATAGTTAACGTTATTTGGTATAGTTCAACTTTTCTCTTTTCTTTCCTACCATGTTCAGTTAACTATGGACTACAAAACCAACCGTTTTTAAATCAAGAAGACAAGAGACCTAGTTCAAATCAAAAAGACTAAGTCTTCAGTCTCCTTGCttcaaataattacaattaaattacaatacattttgtttttaaagacatataataaataaatttgaagaatcataatttaaaatcattaaaaattttttattttattctgtaGTTGGTTTGTTGTAATTGTATCATGTCACAAGATGTAGGCACAGCTCACAGGATCAATGGATGGATATGTTGTAAGTTTCATCAACAGGATGTCCAATGTCATGGTCTGGtgttggtattttaattattagcaTGCTGGCTAGTCCTGGTCAATATAATTTGCACATATTTCCTTTTGTGATGGCGTAAGTAGACAGGTGGTTTGTCATGTCGATTTTTCAAAGCATCAATTATATTATCGTCTGTTGTATGATCTTGCTTAGTAGGTTGGTTCTTATCCAGGTTTTTATTAATGCCCTGTGGTTCTTCATATTATGACTGACCCAAGTGGTTTTTGGGCAGTCTTCagagaatattttttctttctaataatacgttcttctttttttttttttattttgcgaatttataattaataattataaatttacattgttGGTTGTCACATCATTCGAAAAACgaatcttatattttttaaacgcaACGCAAGTCAATAaacgttttatttaaaattaattatctatttttaatttgttaaattttgtttatcgtTAAAAGAATCGTTTTTGTCTGTTGTTTTTTGTCGTTCAGTTGTATCagtatttaatatgaaatatactcagtcattttttttaaaagtatttactCGTTGGACtgatttcatattaaatttattcaaattgtcGAAGAAAAACGAAAACCAACATACCTTTTACAACTACCAGCATCAACGTTGTTTTCATTACTTGCGTATTTTAATTGAACAGTCGAATTATTCTTTGAACAATGACATCTCTATTTGTCAGTTATTTGTGACAGTTGACTTGGTACAATATCATTCTGGAACaaaaaacatacaaaataattaaaatataatcaagaAATTGTACAGCTTGTATTTAACTTTAATAAACTACGAAAATTACCTATGGTATTTAACACGCCTTTTTCTTGGTTTGAATTGTACCAGTTGAATGAATTATCAGCACATTTTTATGTAGCCAACAATTACTTGATGCTCAGTCTTGATTAGCTTTGAACATTCATCAGGCActgtaattttaaacaaacaatattttagataaatgttggataaataaaaaaattaaattataataaatatttatttattgcataaTATGTCAATTAAATCATAACAGCAAAAGCTAACTTCTATTATTGTTTCatgtgtttttaattattatatgacaAAACCAAACTGATAAACAATAGATATTATAATActctattgttattattaatttattgttcgaaaaaaaaaacaaaataaataataattatcattatttaccTGTGGCCATTTTGCATTGTAAATGCACTGTTGTTTGTTTACCTTGAAACATCCAAGGATatctgtaatttttataacaaaaatattttatcaacgagttgaataaataaaaaaatttaactataacaaataaaagtaTTCACTACCTCTTCTTGTCCAATAAAAAGCCAAGACTTTTGCACTTGTCATatcattttaacaaataattcctgattatccttttttttttttgctcctgaaacattgaataataataaatatttcaatttttgttgctattatttatttaattatttttgtcaatcaACATTTTACGTTCACTAtttatatgatgaaaaatttgtaaataaacttACAACAACAAGAAAACCTAACCCCAAATTTGCTTTTacatcataattaattatttacttgtaattttactattgtttatacgtgttatttattgtattatgaaaacaatgctaataataataaaaattatttacctgaGGCTATTTTTTGTAGTAAATGTCATGGCATTTGTCCAGGTTTGATAACTTTTGACATATCCAAGGAaatctgtaatttttttacacaaaaatgttaaattaatgttcctttataaatttatataataatattggatgtttaacaattatttgttgCAAAAAATGTCACTTGACTTGCGAAAACAATGAAACCTAacctcaaattttttattgcactataattaattaaatatttatatttttactattgttTATGCGTATTATTTGTTGTCTGACAAAAACAAAgctaacaataataaaaaatatttacctgcGGCCATTTTGTGTCATAAAATTCCATGGGGTCCTTTTGTGACCCGGCCGCTTTTTGACGCTTTAAACAATATCAATTTCTGGCTACAACACGTGACATCCAGCAATAATTATGCACTTAAATGGTAGCTAGCGAGTTACTGAAtcgatttattataaattaacaattaattgttgcaatttattgttaataatttcacTGTAAAACAGGAGCACGTCaacacataatatttttttttttccaactgaaaatatttttttttatgagaaagTCATGAGAATTTTAGAAATTGACTGCCGCGCCACCACACGACAAGAACATAAATCTTACCGAATAAGCTAATATTTTTGCCGTACAGCGGCGctcatttttcaaaaatttagatgtttataatttttttatttatttattattttattgttgttttaattgttataaacaacaataaactgaatatttaaaattattattatttacctgaGACAATTTTGgatgaaaatgattttaaaaaaatatataaacaaataaaatgtttaaacattgtaaacaatttaaataaataaacaaacaacaaaataaatattttcataaattttaataagttAATTCAATAGTTGTTTATTCGAcacaaatacatttaataaaaaaattttgcaataaaaaaaaataataataaaaaaaatttgcgcAGAAACCGGCGCAAGTCGTAAAAAAACCAATcataaactcttttttttttttattcatttcacgGGTGTTCTTGGGTGTGCTCCTTGGTTTCAACTTTCAAGTCGTTAAAAAgcacatttttttcttttttcaagttataaaatttcacaaaGAATCTTAATATTGCTGATACAATCATGGAAGATATTTTGGCAAAGCTTTTAGTTGATGACAGTGCAATTATTGCAcaggtaaaattaataataattttatatttatatattttaaacaattacaacCGGCAACAATACACGTGTtcagacatttttttatttgatcattttaaagctgttgataataattgcctgtaaataatttattaataattattattattttattttagggTACTGCTGAGCTTCgtgaagttttaaaaaatccagaAAGTACACCAACTTTATGTCAAATTGTTGTATCATCAGTAAATCCTGAGgtaagttgaataatttttcttttctacaTCTAGATCTAGACAAATTTTGAGGTCAATACTATTAGTCAAGCCTGATAAAATTcatcttgttattatttatgatccTAATGCtgttctttatatattttttgctgataaaaatattttatattattattattattattgctctCAGGTTATCAGTGATGAGTCATTATTAAtgactttgttttttatattttttgttttctgaATCACCTAAATACCCTGATTGtttaaaagaacaaaatattaaacttattGAATTGTTGTTTACAGATCAGACAATATGCAGGAGTATTGCtacgtaaaaaatttatcaaagcaAAATACTGGTCAAAATTACCAGTCAATATACGTActgaaataaaatcaattattctTGGTGGTCTAGTAAATGAGCAAGAAAAAATggttaaaaatacaattgctCAATTAATTGGTGCAATTGTTAAGcatgaattatcaaataatacatggccagaattatt from Aphidius gifuensis isolate YNYX2018 linkage group LG5, ASM1490517v1, whole genome shotgun sequence includes:
- the LOC122857033 gene encoding forkhead box protein F1-like; the encoded protein is MKNEVESSSLHVHDHHHHHNDTSTNIINRNINKFDHQSSIISSLSHQSENILVTNNLLETTTTTTTSSSSSTSTRKSGTRRQEKPPYSYIALIVMAIQSSPDRRLTLSEIYTFLQQRFPFFRGTYQGWKNSVRHNLSLNECFIKLPKGLGRPGKGHYWTIDPASEYMFEEGSFRRRPRGFRRKCQALKPQYSQYFGSVPSVGLTSAIQTSGYDNLTNGCVDYTNSYQNQYQNYQDYQMYGSGGGGGGGNVSGINDWSYLEPPYKAPPPPPPSIAEVTYKTTEVTYKTGEPSLYRNTDIAFKNEPFTRNTNEQITYRSNNDIFGIKQDHLHQVNQQNNELSSSSSYKTENEHQDNNVNCNFKNIQNTNLTNQHIPTQDYYVGYGLAGNSTNINLSTMRNIQTHTGGGTSPAGNSSTNNIECPTSVADHALRIQCATSSSSNSSGGGLIERNPSYFSHSLNLSNIGALSIGSNIHSTSSPASGLYYDQHKYSSM